In Onychostoma macrolepis isolate SWU-2019 chromosome 06, ASM1243209v1, whole genome shotgun sequence, one DNA window encodes the following:
- the atp5mc3b gene encoding ATP synthase membrane subunit c locus 3b: protein MYACAKFVSTPALVRSGSRALYRPLSASVLSRPDVSSAEASPAFLPQTAVSQVAVRGFQTSAVSRDIDTAAKFIGAGAATVGVAGSGAGIGTVFGSLIIGYARNPSLKQQLFSYAILGFALSEAMGLFCLMVAFLILFAM, encoded by the exons ATGTACGCCTGTGCGAAGTTCGTGTCCACACCCGCACTG GTCCGCTCTGGCTCAAGGGCGCTGTACAGACCACTCTCTGCCTCTGTGCTCTCCAGGCCAGATGTCAGCTCTGCAGAG gcCAGCCCAGCTTTTCTGCCACAGACAGCCGTTTCCCAGGTTGCAGTGCGGGGTTTTCAGACAAGCGCCGTAAGCCGCGACATCGACACAGCCGCCAAGTTCATCGGTGCTGGTGCCGCCACTGTGGGAGTGGCAGGATCAGGAGCTGGAATCGGAACAGTGTTCGGCAGCCTCATTATTGGATATGCCAG gAACCCATCTCTGAAGCAGCAGTTGTTCTCATATGCTATCTTGGGATTTGCCCTCTCTGAGGCTATGGGTCTCTTCTGTTTGATGGTGGCTTTCCTCATTCTGTTTGCCATGTAA